The Brevinematia bacterium DNA window GCAGTCCCTACGGGACTGGGTAAGATTGTTCTCCTAATGAATAATGAAAGCTTAACACAAAGTAACGCTATGGAAACAAACTTCACCGCATCACAATTTCAAAACTTGAGAGTTAAACCCATTATTGATAAACATAACATGGATGAAAATCCTACACACTGCAGATTGGCACCTAGGTGCTAAAGTACCCTACTCTGGTGAATCAAGAGTACGGGAGCAGTTAAAAATCCTAACAAAGATAAAAGAGATAGTAAATGATAAGAACATTGATGTTGTAATCATCTCTGGAGATATATTTGACACACCCTTACCTCCTATAGAAGCAGAGAAGATATTCTTTGAGTTCATATCCGATGTAGCTGGAGATATGAAGAAATACATCCTGATGATAAATGGCAATCACGATAGTATAGAAAAAATAGATTCATTCAATATTCTGTCAAGAGTATTTCAGAACAAAATAAAATGTTTCTCCGTGCCAAACAATCTCGGAGACGCAGATCTATTGTTAGACGTGCAAGGAATAACTTTTTTCGGAATCCCCTTTATACCAAAATATAGATTCTCAAAAAGGTATGCAGAAATCTTTGAAAAAGCTGTTGGAATATTCCTAGAAAGAGCTGGTGAGAATGTTATACTTTTTTCCCACGATACAATTGATGGCGTAAGCTATTCAGAAACCGAAACAAAGTACGAAGATAAGACACTTACGTTAGAGTCAGTTTTAAAAATTCCAAACTTCAACAAAGTTTTATATTGGGCGTTGGGACATATCCACAAGCACCAAGAGATAATAAAAGATAGAGTATGTTACTCAGGTAGTATACTACAAATAGACTTTGGAGAGAGAGGGCAAGAGAAAGGAGTAGTAGTAGTTACAGCCAATAAAAACACCAGTGTAGAATTCATACCCATCACTCAAGAGAGAGAATTTGAACAAATAGAAGTGAAAGATGAGGGTGAATTGGAAAATATCTTAGAAAACAAAGATAAATACAACAACAAGTTTCTAAAAATTGTTATAAGGTATCAGGTTCAGAGGCACTCTTTGTTAAGAAAGGTGAAAGAAGAGATAAAAACCTCAGTTTTGGTAACACCTTCAATTCAACAGGAATCGGCAAACTTAGAAAAGTTGAAAGACGCAGTCTACAAACCTGAAGAGATGTTCATAAAATACTGCAAAGAAACAAAAAAAGAGTTAAAAGATGAAGAAATCCAATACTTAAGGAAAATCATTGATGAATTAAAGAAAGAAGGAAATTACTAATTTGGAGAAATGGATTTTTGAAATAACGTTAACCTTTCATTGAAAATACATCAAAAATTTTGGGAGTCGGAGATGGGGGGAAAAATAGTTGCAGTCGTAGGTGCTACTGGTGCTGTAGGACAGGAGATGGTAAAGATACTTGAACAGAGAAATTTCCCAGTGAAAGAACTTTACCTTTTTGCTTCAGAAAGAAGCAGGGGCAAGAAGCTAAAATTCAGAGGTTCAGAAGTAGAAGTTATGGAACTAAAGGAAGATGTTTTTAGAAGATATAGAATAGAAATAGCCTTATTTTCCGCCGGGGCAAGCGTTTCTAAAGAATTCTCACCGATAGCTGCGAAAGATGGCACAATAGTGATAGACAACTCAAGTGCATTCAGGATGGAAAATGATGTCCCTCTGGTTATACCGGAAGTTAACCCTGAAGATGTAAAATGGCACAAAGGAATTATATCCAATCCCAACTGTTCAACTATCCAGATGTTAGTAGCACTAAAGCCGATATATGATTACTCTAGGATAAAGAGAATTATTGTCTCAACATACCAGTCTGTTTCTGGAGCAGGCGGAACTGCGATTAGTGAGCTTGAAGAAGAAGTAAAGGTGTATCATCAATCTGGTAGAGATGGAATACTTAACTACAAACCGAAGAAGTTCCCATACCCAATACTTATGAATGTCATACCTAGAATAGACGTCGTCCTGGATAACCTATATACAAAAGAAGAGATGAAAATGGTCAATGAGACTAGAAAGATGCTACACGATCCAGATATAAGAGTATCATCAACTACAGTAAGGGTTCCTGTTGTAAAAGGACACAGCGAATCTGTGTGGATTGAGACAGAAAGTAAAGTTACTCCAGAAAAGGCAAGGGAGTTACTAAGCAAGGCTAAGGGTGTGAAACTAATGGATGACCCATTCAATGATCTATACCCAACACCGCTTATACAAGGCCACGATACAGATGACGTGTATGTGGGAAGGATAAGAGAAGACATTTCCACAGAAAATGGGCTTGTTATGTGGATAGTTGCTGATAACCTTAGAAAAGGAGCTGCACTAAACGCAGTGCAGATAGCAGAGTTATTACTCTAACCCTTTTTATGAACAAAGTAAGCGTTGAAAAGTGATATGAAGATCACTACCTTAAAAGTTTTACGAAACCGCAGGATTAAAAAAGAGTCCTGAAAGATCAAGGAGAGAGTCTATGAAAAACCCTCTGAAATCTCTTTATGACTGGGTTTTAAGTTGGGCAGATAAACCTGGGGGAAAAACAGCATTGTATTCTATCTCTTTTGCGGAATCTTCCTTCTTTCCAATTCCGCCTGATCCACTTCTCATAGCCTTCTGTCTCTCTAGACACAAGGAAAGCCTAAAATTCGCTTTCTTCACAACAGTTTTTTCAGTAATAGGTGGAATATTTGGATATCTGATAGGAGTTTTCCTATTTGAAACCGTTGGAAAGGCTATTCTCAACTTCTACAACTATTGGGATGCTTACAACAAAGTCAAGGAGCTTTTCGGTATATATGGTTTTGCTGCCGTGATGATAGCAGGGTTTACTCCAATTCCCTACAAGGTCTTTACGATAGCATCAGGTTCGCTCTACTTTAACCTTCCTTTGTTCATTTTAGCATCAATTCTAAGCAGAGGGGCAAGATTCTTTTTGGTAGCTACAATTATGCTGTTCTTCGGAGAAAAAGCAAAAATATTCATAGACAAATACTTTGATTGGTTAACCCTAGCATTTGTATTGCTGCTGATAGGAGGTTTTCTGGTTATCAAATATCTACTCTAACTTTTCTATGTTATCTTGTTGTCCCCATTCTGTTTATGATGGTATCCAACATTGAGTCAATGTAAGTGATAAACCTAGCTCCTGCCTCGTAAGCTCTTTGGTAAGAAATAAGCTTTGTTATTTCCTCATCAAGATTTACTCCAGATACTGCTTCCCTAAGCTTCTCAAGATTTTGAATAACAAGCTCTTGTTTCTTAAGAGCAACTTCTGAAACATCGCCTCTGGTGCCAACATCGCCGACGATAAACTTAAGATATTCAAGAAAAGTAGAGTCCCTCTCAAGCATAACCTTTTTATCCCTAAGCTTTGCTATAAGGAGTATGTTTGAGTTATCGCCAATTCCGTTAGTTGTCTCAGGAATATTATCACCATCTAGATCCTTACCGCCAGCAGCTGCGATTAGCCTTGGGTCCTTTGCAATTACTTCATCACTGTTCTCACAAAGCAGGCTCATCAAGAGGAGCAACGGAGTAGTAATTTATGTTTCCCCTAAGCTGTAAAGTTTGGTCTATATTGTTCCAGTTATATGCGTTGACTTCCCCACTTCCGTGTAGTATTCCTGCAAAACCTACCAGGAAGTTTCCACTGTCTCTAAGATACCTTATGGTGAAATCAGGATATTCAGCGCTTTCAGAGAGTTTAGCTTTAAGTGTAAGCTCTCCTCTGTGATTCAAATAAGCAACAACATGTGCTCCTGAGTTGTTGATTTTCTCAATCACACTCTTTACGGTATCGTTCTCGTTGTAAGAAACTGTTATATCGGGTCCTCCGGGATAGTTAGGTCCAAAACTTATAACCCCTGAAGAGTTTACAAAATCTTCCTCCTTAAGCCTGTTGATACCACTTATCTTGAAAATAGCAGTCTTGTCAAATATTCCATCTTCATTTGAGTCATAGTTTCCTCTTAGATCAGGAGTAACAGTCCTTTTTACCCAGAAGTCAAGACCTGTGGTTCCATCCAACCCAAATCCATCCCTATGGATCTCGTTAACAGACTCTATGAGGTTGATGGTAAAAGAGTTAAGTCTCTTCATATCAGCAACAAGGTCCACATCCCTAGCATAAACAAGACCAAAGAGTTCACCATCAGAGAGAGATAACTTTCTTTCGGTTGAACCTATATACAAATCAACATACCCCTTATTACCAGGGTTTGGAACCCCAATAATCTCATGGTATCCTTCACCTTGAACCAAAATTTCGCTACCAACAGTAATCATAAACTCATCCTTATCGCTTCTTCCAACCGATATGTTCATAACTTTTGAAAGTTTTTCCACAAGAGCATCTCTCCTGTCATAAAGGTCGTTTGGGTTATCTCCCAGTGCCTCAAGTTTCTGAATCTGATTGTTAAGATGCGCTATCTCCTTGATATAACCGTTAATCTCACTTATCTTTTGTTTTATAAGTTCATTAGCCTGTTCCCTCAGTTTCACTATGGAGTTATACTCATGCCTTATCTGACTCGCTAGAGCTTTAGCTTTCTCAACCAAAACAACCCTAGAAGAAATCTCAGTTGGATCCATTGCCACTTTCTGAAGTGCTTCCCAGTATTCGTCCAGCGCAGTTCTAATATTTGGCCCCTCAGGTTCGTTATAAATAAGTTGCAGTTGGTAAAGAATCTTTCTTCTCGCTTCCCAAAAACCTAACCCTCCTTTCTCAAAAATTATCCTATCATCAAGAAATTGATCTCTAGCTCTTACTATATCCTCTACCACAACCCCTGTTCCTATCTGTCCCGGTGATGTCTCTCTATTCCAAGATGGATCATAGATTGGGTGAAAAGCTTTAAGATGTATTATCTGTCTAGAATACTCAGGATTGTTAAGATTTGAAATATTATGACCCGTAGTCTTCAAAGCATCAGAGTGAGCTAAAAGACTTTTCCTACCAACTTCCAGATTGTGAAAACTTGAGAGTATTGCCATACCATCCCCCTAAGCAATATCGGAAGCTTCAAATAATTCTTAAATTTAGTCCTATCTTAAAGTCTAAACCCATAACTGAGTATAGTTTCTCCTTCTTTCTCTTGCAGTTTCCTTTGGGGATTGGTGGGTTCTCTTCCTAGTAAACATCTGAGATGCTTGGTGTGAGATCAAGTTTTATAACTGATGAACACTATCTGGAACTAAAGGAAGTAAGTAAGCAAAGTCTAGAATCCTGCTTATTATTTAGCAGAAATTGGAATTTATTGAGCTAAAGTTGTTCAAGTTGAAATAAAAAAAGAACTTTGGCTATAATTTCTGTTGAGAGGGTAAAGTCCCTAAAGCAGGGTTAAAAGGGAAGAGGGGTGAAAATCCCCCGCTGCGCCCGCAGCCGTAAGTGGGGACGAAAGCCACTACGCCACTGTCCTACTTGGTGAAAGCTGGTAGGATGGGAAGGCTGGCAAGTAGGATGATCCACAAGCCGGAAGACCTGCTTTACCCAGAAAAAGCATCTCTTCCCCGGGCGCTGGGAATAGACCTTGGAAGAACATAAAACTAATCTTGACAATAGCCTGACTTTTTCTGGGTCCTAGGGCTTTATCCTCCTCTCAAGGAGGCAGAGGAGGATGGCTTGGCTAATTGTTCAAAATATCTCCCTATCCTATGATAAATCTTCAAACATCATCTCAAATCTCTCGTTCACAGCTACTACCGGAGATTCCATATTGTTAGAAGGAAGAAATGGTATAGGGAAAACTACCATTCTAAAAAGTATCGCAGGAATCATCAAACCAGTTACTGGGAAAATACTGATTGACGGACACGATGTATCTTCGGTAAGCTACACAAAAAGAAAGAAATTAGTTTCACTAGCACAACAATCTCCTAATTACTCACCACCAATAAAAGTATCAGAATTTCTAGAAATCGCTCTACTTGAAAACTTCTCATCACTCTCTAGCCAGAGAAGAATAAAAAGATTCGTAAACCTTTTAGAAATTGAAGAATTATTGCTAAGACCGATAAACACTCTAAGTGAAGGACAGAAAAAATTAGCACTACTCTGCAGAACCTTTATTCAAGGTAGTGAAGTAATCCTTCTTGACGAACCTGATGCATTTCTGGATATTTACAACCAAAAGCTTGTAATAAATGCTATCAATGAGATAGTCTCTGAGGGTAAAATTGTTATCTTTGTTTCTCACAATGAACACTTCTACTCCCAGATCTGTAATAAGAAAATTCAGATCTTGTCTAACTCAGAGTTTCTTACTCTAGAAATGGACAAAATCATGTCTTAATAGGAGGTATGTATGGAAAGATTAATCTTTATCCTAGCTATAGCATCACTTATGCTAGCTTTTGATTTTTCTTCCTTCTCTATGCAGAAGGAGGAAATCAACATTAGTGGTGCTACAAATACCAACAGTGCATACAACTATACCAACGCTACCTCAAAGTGGTTGAATATACCCGCATTTGAGAAGGTAGTAGTTGGAACCCTTTGTGATAAAAAACTTCCACTCACAACCTTTGACGTGCGAAAATACCCCAAAAAGGGTTTGTCAATGGACATATCAGATTACCTTCAAAGCATACCCGACATCTTAACTCCGAATTACTATGGTTCCGAAGGTTCACTTACAGTTCTTTTCACTCCGAGAGGTGATAAAGTGAATATCGCTATAAACGACCTTGATATCTCCACAGTAGTAAATTCTTCATACGATGCAAGCTTGTTAGATCCTCTATTCTTCAACTCTGTTGAGATACTCTATGGCCCTACTTCATCAAGATATGGCAGTGGTAACTACGGAGGGGTTGTTAACTTCAACCTAGTAGACGAAGAGGAACCTAGACTGAGAGCTATTGTAGGAACTGGTTTACCGAGAAAGTACTTTATCTCAGCAGATTTAGTCCTAACAAACATAGTCGGCAAACTGTATCTGGGAGCAAGTTATGGTGTAAACTCTAACCTATACCACTTCAATGTATCAACTCTATATACAAACTACTCCACCCTTGAACCAACAAATTACATAAGAGAAGGTGCAGGCTATACCAAATATTCCTTTCTACTAAGGTATCTAAGATCTATATCTGGATTCAATATGGACATAGGGTTTCTATCAACCTATCCAAGGGTTCAAGAACCAAACTCCGTTCTTGCTCATAATCCTTTAAACTACGAAAAAGCTGTATCTGAAATTAGGTTTTTACTTCCCTACATCAAACTGGACTACGAGCACGGAGACAGTAAAATAGGACTGAAGGTTTTCTACACTGAACATCTAAGAAATAGGAGAGTTGAAGTCCCCAGAATCTCATTCTACGGCACCTCAATAGGTTCAGAGATATATGGTGGAAAGGCTTTTGTGGAAATTGAGGCAAAGACAAGGTTTTTCGTTGATCCTCTAAATGCTATATTTCTCGGAGGAACGGTCAGCTATTCTCACAACCTCTATAGTGTAGTAAATACGAATCTAGTGGTGTTTATAGTCACTAACACAAACGAAACTAAAACAAACGCATCAAGTAGAATCCTAGGATTATATCTAGAAGGAGATTATGCGTTATCAGAACTTCTTAGATTTACACTTTCCGGTAGAGTGGACTATGTAGAGTTTAACAACATTGAGTTTTCCCCAAGACTCGGAATACTCATCACACCAACTGAGCTTTTCGGAATAAGAAGCAGTGCTTGGAGATCATACAGACTACCCTACTTTGACGACCTATATGGTCCAGTAGCATACGGTTTCGGTTCATCTGCTCTCACAAACTTACAAACAGAGTATATGAATGGCCTAGACTTTGGTATTTTTATAGACTATAAACTCAAAAAATGTAAGCTTTATTTCTCTGCTGTAACCTACTACTCGGACACAACTAACCTCATTGCCTGGAATAACACAACTTTCTCCACTGAGAACATAGGTAAAGTCTTCAACAGAGGTATTAACCTTCTGTCAAAAATAAGCTATGGTAACTCAATAACCTCGTTGATAAGCTATACTTATAACGAATCCATAAATGGCAACGCAAGTGACAATGTGAAGTGGAATAGAGTAGTATTTCTAAACTATCGTCCTCTCAACTCTCTCTATGTTGATCTTGCATATGATCAGTCAACCTTAGGAGGAAGAATATATATAAACTACCAGTGGAACAGGTTTGAGTATGAATATGACTCTTCGTTTAATATAGTAGGCAACAGATCACTTGACAATCTTATGACACTCTCTGTAGCAGTATGGAATAAACCTCTAGATTGGCTTGAGATAGGAGCTGAATGGAAGAGAAATATAATAGGAAACGAATATACCGAAGGATACCCCACCCCAGAAGAAAAGATAACCTTATACACTCTAGTAAGACTTTGGTAGTTTCAGTCCCCCTTCAAAGCAAAGAAGGGGGATTGTTTACTATATTAAGAGTTACATCCTATACTCTACACTAAACTGTGAGGTAAGATTGTCAAATCTGTTGTTTCCACTTATTATCCAAGGTAAGCTACCATTTACAATCACATTACTTACAAATGTATAGCTCACAACCCAATCAAGTGATAGATCCTTCATAGGCTTCAGAGTAAAACCTACCGAAAGTGAAGTAATTGGTGATGAGCTATCAGAAGTCTGAGTAGAGCTATTGAATTTTCTTCCATCAGTGACTGACGAACTAACTTGATATACATCCTTCATTACACCACTTCTTATCAAAAACCAATCAGCCAATGGTAGTTCAAATGCCACAAATGCAGGCACATACACATAAGAAGTTTGAGAAACTTGTTCATTAGTATTGGTCAAAACATTGGTAACTATACCTACCACATTGATCACTGTCCCTTCAGCTTTGATAGTTCTATAATAACCACGATTTAGCAACATCGCTCCAGCTGAGACTAGGACACTACCTATGTAAGTATTGTAGGACCCTCCAGCAACAATTTCCACCGTTTGGTAGTTGTTTTGAATCTTGGTATCCTCTTCCAGTGTTCCATCTCCATTCGCATCAATTCTAGTTGTCTGGGCAGAAGGTAAACCATAATTGAAATAACCAAACATCCCGAGAGCATAACTTTTATCTCCAAGTTTCATCATAGGCTGTGCACTTATTTCAAAACCAAAAGCTCCCTCAGTCTTGTGAACCCTTGAATTCACATAGTTTTGAATAGTAGTATTGAATGATTCCGTTGAATTTCTAGCAGACGGTAGATAGAGTTTTACACTAGCATCCACGGAAACAAAGTTCAGGTCTACTACACTACCTGCTATTAACTTAATTTGAGAGATTGATTGAATGTTAGTTACAGTTGTAGTCACTGATTCGTTTTGATAAGTACTTGTGGTTGAAACGTAATGATCACTAGCATATCCTAGCCCTACGTAGGGCTTTAGGAATCTTAACATCAAAATACCGCTCAAACCACATAGCAGATCAGCCTTATCTCTTCTGTGATCAGTTATCGTAAAAGGTTGTAGTCCTGTGGTGCCAGTAACTAAAAAACCAGCTGGTATTCCTGTTGATATCTCAGTTATAAAGCCTAGTTCACGGTAAGGAAAGTTGATTATCGCACCTATGTTTAGTTTTTCAAGAGGCGTGTTGATTGAATACTTTAGGATACCGTAGGTATTGTCAAATATTCCTAAAGAGCCCTGTCGTGGTTCTATAATGAGATAGTTATACTCCTTGTTGACATATCCGGGTAGGTAGACAATGTTGAAAGGATCATCTATTAAGATGTAACTTCCACCCATTCCAACTAGCCTAGATTCTGAAGCATAAACCACTATCCCTAAAGAAACCAAAATTATCAAAAAAGTTAACCTTCTCATAAGTACCCTCCATTATATATACGATCTGTAAGATCAATTTT harbors:
- a CDS encoding aspartate-semialdehyde dehydrogenase; amino-acid sequence: MGGKIVAVVGATGAVGQEMVKILEQRNFPVKELYLFASERSRGKKLKFRGSEVEVMELKEDVFRRYRIEIALFSAGASVSKEFSPIAAKDGTIVIDNSSAFRMENDVPLVIPEVNPEDVKWHKGIISNPNCSTIQMLVALKPIYDYSRIKRIIVSTYQSVSGAGGTAISELEEEVKVYHQSGRDGILNYKPKKFPYPILMNVIPRIDVVLDNLYTKEEMKMVNETRKMLHDPDIRVSSTTVRVPVVKGHSESVWIETESKVTPEKARELLSKAKGVKLMDDPFNDLYPTPLIQGHDTDDVYVGRIREDISTENGLVMWIVADNLRKGAALNAVQIAELLL
- the flgK gene encoding flagellar hook-associated protein FlgK; this translates as MAILSSFHNLEVGRKSLLAHSDALKTTGHNISNLNNPEYSRQIIHLKAFHPIYDPSWNRETSPGQIGTGVVVEDIVRARDQFLDDRIIFEKGGLGFWEARRKILYQLQLIYNEPEGPNIRTALDEYWEALQKVAMDPTEISSRVVLVEKAKALASQIRHEYNSIVKLREQANELIKQKISEINGYIKEIAHLNNQIQKLEALGDNPNDLYDRRDALVEKLSKVMNISVGRSDKDEFMITVGSEILVQGEGYHEIIGVPNPGNKGYVDLYIGSTERKLSLSDGELFGLVYARDVDLVADMKRLNSFTINLIESVNEIHRDGFGLDGTTGLDFWVKRTVTPDLRGNYDSNEDGIFDKTAIFKISGINRLKEEDFVNSSGVISFGPNYPGGPDITVSYNENDTVKSVIEKINNSGAHVVAYLNHRGELTLKAKLSESAEYPDFTIRYLRDSGNFLVGFAGILHGSGEVNAYNWNNIDQTLQLRGNINYYSVAPLDEPAL
- a CDS encoding flagellar basal body rod C-terminal domain-containing protein yields the protein MSLLCENSDEVIAKDPRLIAAAGGKDLDGDNIPETTNGIGDNSNILLIAKLRDKKVMLERDSTFLEYLKFIVGDVGTRGDVSEVALKKQELVIQNLEKLREAVSGVNLDEEITKLISYQRAYEAGARFITYIDSMLDTIINRMGTTR
- a CDS encoding ABC transporter ATP-binding protein, coding for MAWLIVQNISLSYDKSSNIISNLSFTATTGDSILLEGRNGIGKTTILKSIAGIIKPVTGKILIDGHDVSSVSYTKRKKLVSLAQQSPNYSPPIKVSEFLEIALLENFSSLSSQRRIKRFVNLLEIEELLLRPINTLSEGQKKLALLCRTFIQGSEVILLDEPDAFLDIYNQKLVINAINEIVSEGKIVIFVSHNEHFYSQICNKKIQILSNSEFLTLEMDKIMS
- a CDS encoding exonuclease SbcCD subunit D, producing MKILHTADWHLGAKVPYSGESRVREQLKILTKIKEIVNDKNIDVVIISGDIFDTPLPPIEAEKIFFEFISDVAGDMKKYILMINGNHDSIEKIDSFNILSRVFQNKIKCFSVPNNLGDADLLLDVQGITFFGIPFIPKYRFSKRYAEIFEKAVGIFLERAGENVILFSHDTIDGVSYSETETKYEDKTLTLESVLKIPNFNKVLYWALGHIHKHQEIIKDRVCYSGSILQIDFGERGQEKGVVVVTANKNTSVEFIPITQEREFEQIEVKDEGELENILENKDKYNNKFLKIVIRYQVQRHSLLRKVKEEIKTSVLVTPSIQQESANLEKLKDAVYKPEEMFIKYCKETKKELKDEEIQYLRKIIDELKKEGNY
- a CDS encoding TonB-dependent receptor; translation: MERLIFILAIASLMLAFDFSSFSMQKEEINISGATNTNSAYNYTNATSKWLNIPAFEKVVVGTLCDKKLPLTTFDVRKYPKKGLSMDISDYLQSIPDILTPNYYGSEGSLTVLFTPRGDKVNIAINDLDISTVVNSSYDASLLDPLFFNSVEILYGPTSSRYGSGNYGGVVNFNLVDEEEPRLRAIVGTGLPRKYFISADLVLTNIVGKLYLGASYGVNSNLYHFNVSTLYTNYSTLEPTNYIREGAGYTKYSFLLRYLRSISGFNMDIGFLSTYPRVQEPNSVLAHNPLNYEKAVSEIRFLLPYIKLDYEHGDSKIGLKVFYTEHLRNRRVEVPRISFYGTSIGSEIYGGKAFVEIEAKTRFFVDPLNAIFLGGTVSYSHNLYSVVNTNLVVFIVTNTNETKTNASSRILGLYLEGDYALSELLRFTLSGRVDYVEFNNIEFSPRLGILITPTELFGIRSSAWRSYRLPYFDDLYGPVAYGFGSSALTNLQTEYMNGLDFGIFIDYKLKKCKLYFSAVTYYSDTTNLIAWNNTTFSTENIGKVFNRGINLLSKISYGNSITSLISYTYNESINGNASDNVKWNRVVFLNYRPLNSLYVDLAYDQSTLGGRIYINYQWNRFEYEYDSSFNIVGNRSLDNLMTLSVAVWNKPLDWLEIGAEWKRNIIGNEYTEGYPTPEEKITLYTLVRLW
- a CDS encoding YqaA family protein encodes the protein MKNPLKSLYDWVLSWADKPGGKTALYSISFAESSFFPIPPDPLLIAFCLSRHKESLKFAFFTTVFSVIGGIFGYLIGVFLFETVGKAILNFYNYWDAYNKVKELFGIYGFAAVMIAGFTPIPYKVFTIASGSLYFNLPLFILASILSRGARFFLVATIMLFFGEKAKIFIDKYFDWLTLAFVLLLIGGFLVIKYLL